From the genome of Candidatus Thermoplasmatota archaeon:
CTAATTATTTTTATAGTATTGGTTATACATTGTCTTATAATGTCTCTCACAATAAGAGTATTAAGGGATAGTCATATCCTAGTTACCCTTGCGTATTTCATTCCATTTGTATGGATTATCGCTATTACAGCAGTTCTTGTCGATATCGTACTCACAGGAGTCTTGGTAGTCTAATTTTTATGTTTGGATTATTTCAGAACCATAACATATTAAAACATGTTAAAGATAATGAGTCCTGGTGGAAGAGCAAAGGATGCTTTTATGAAAAGAATAGGTGTTCTAACAGGTGGAGGAGACTGCCCTGGTTTAAACGCGGTGATACGCGCTATTGTTAAAAGATCTCTGCAATACAACTGGGAGATAATCGGCATAAAAAACGGCTGGAGAGGATTAATCAACGGGGAAATAGAGCTACTAACAGACTATTCTGTATCAGGCATCCTACCCAAGGGTGGAACCATAATTGGTACATCAAGGACAAACCCGTTTAAAAACGAGGGGGATGCCCAGAAGGTTTTAGACAATATAACCAAGTTTGGGATTGATGCTATTATCGCTATAGGTGGTGATGACACACTTGGTGTTGCATTGAAATTCCACCAGATGAATATTCCTATTGTTGGTGTCCCTAAAACAATAGATAACGATCTTTCATGCACCGATTACACTTTTGGTTTTGACACAGCTGTTTCCATTGTAACCGAAGCCATTGACAGGTTACATACGACAGCTGAGTCACATCATAGAATAATTGTTTTAGAGGTTATGGGTAGAAACACTGGCTGGATCGCTACAATAGCAGGCATAGCAGGTGGGGCAGATCAGATACTAATACCAGAACAACCATTTGATATAGACGAGGTCTGTGCATACCTTAAACAGCGTTATGAAAGAGGAAAAAAGTTTAGTATAATAGTTGTGGCAGAAGGAGCAAAACCCAAGGGTAGTGAATCATTTTTTACGATCAGTAAAGAAAAAGACGAGTTTGGTAACGAGAGGCTTGGTGGAATAGGTCATTTTTTAGCAAGAGAAATAGAGAAACGTATGAAGGTAGAAACCAGGGTAACTGTTCTTGGGCATGTACAAAGAGGGGGATCACCTACTGCGCATGACCGTGTTTTAGCAACTAGGTTTGGTGTCGCTGCTGTTGAGCTTGTTAAAAACAGGGAGTTTGGTAAAATGGTGGCTTTGCAAGGCGACAAAATCGTATCTGTTAAACTCGAGGACGCTGTTTCCAAGATTAAAACAGTTGATAAAGGATTATATGATATAGCAAAAATCTTTTTCGGTGAACTAAACATAGAGCAAACAATCAAAAAACCTAGGGATATAAATCGATTATAGGGCTAGAAAAAAAACTAGGTGTTTTAAATGCTACTGAGCCGCTTATACCGTTTTCTGGTACTACGTTCCCGGAGACATCTGTGTTTGTATCTATTCCTGAAAAACAAGCTGTTGTGTTAATAAGCAGAACAAGTAGGTCACCGTTATTTATGATAGGGTTATTTGCGCTACAT
Proteins encoded in this window:
- a CDS encoding ATP-dependent 6-phosphofructokinase, with the protein product MKRIGVLTGGGDCPGLNAVIRAIVKRSLQYNWEIIGIKNGWRGLINGEIELLTDYSVSGILPKGGTIIGTSRTNPFKNEGDAQKVLDNITKFGIDAIIAIGGDDTLGVALKFHQMNIPIVGVPKTIDNDLSCTDYTFGFDTAVSIVTEAIDRLHTTAESHHRIIVLEVMGRNTGWIATIAGIAGGADQILIPEQPFDIDEVCAYLKQRYERGKKFSIIVVAEGAKPKGSESFFTISKEKDEFGNERLGGIGHFLAREIEKRMKVETRVTVLGHVQRGGSPTAHDRVLATRFGVAAVELVKNREFGKMVALQGDKIVSVKLEDAVSKIKTVDKGLYDIAKIFFGELNIEQTIKKPRDINRL